A window of the Rickettsia felis URRWXCal2 genome harbors these coding sequences:
- the pgsA gene encoding CDP-diacylglycerol--glycerol-3-phosphate 3-phosphatidyltransferase, whose protein sequence is MRIDKNLPNYLTIARIMVIPVIILAFYINNSLARKLGALLFVLASITDFFDGYIARKYNLVTSFGKMFDPIADKLLIGCVIIMLLKKDNVDEIPCLLILAREFLVSGLREFLALVKVSVPVSRLAKVKTFLQMFALSILILGSKGSGIIYLDIVGEIILWIAAFLTIITGYSYFKACKKYF, encoded by the coding sequence AATGGTAATTCCGGTTATTATACTGGCATTTTATATAAATAATTCACTTGCACGTAAACTCGGAGCATTATTATTTGTTTTAGCTAGTATTACAGATTTTTTTGACGGTTATATTGCAAGAAAATATAATTTAGTTACGAGCTTTGGCAAGATGTTTGATCCTATAGCAGATAAGCTACTAATAGGTTGCGTTATTATAATGCTGCTAAAAAAAGATAATGTAGATGAGATACCTTGTCTATTAATTTTAGCACGAGAATTTTTAGTTAGCGGTCTTCGGGAATTTTTAGCTTTAGTAAAGGTTAGTGTGCCTGTATCGAGACTCGCTAAGGTAAAAACGTTTTTACAAATGTTTGCTTTATCGATATTGATACTAGGCTCGAAAGGTTCAGGAATTATTTATTTAGATATAGTAGGGGAAATAATTTTATGGATTGCCGCTTTTTTAACAATCATTACAGGTTATTCTTATTTTAAAGCATGTAAGAA